A genomic stretch from Qipengyuania pelagi includes:
- a CDS encoding tyrosine-type recombinase/integrase, with product MRLAFVNPDLLDQPVDETLMPRELERFWHERAGPLAKSLYSRIGITGRAPFVLDQNSNPPQIHPQSSSVLRKMTEQVPGRTTMRTYGQHVLRFVATLMEDGHDLTTVEPGYLSQYRARRLASTTPQGKPLDPVSWNSEAAALKTMFDAAVLLRLRPDNPTEHPALQWSFKGAAASSEEPKFITLDRFRIFRDDGLMVTKSPLRNAAFAETILTSGMRLYESSRMPPSAVPSRSESTGGRAFTYPVPAIDGKGYRARKVPVGIHAFRRLQAYQQLERLPALERKGLSASPAPLWINQSGDLMGIGGWEKVFENASERSGVKVTPHTLRHTFAVYMLCALLRRHHDSMKIKDDVRRLTEGGRGDVYATIFGDPLRALQRLLGHKHYETTFIYLDILSADDFVIDEALRIFEDTLGSEEDYLDLIR from the coding sequence TTGCGTCTGGCTTTCGTCAATCCTGATCTTCTCGACCAGCCGGTCGACGAAACCCTCATGCCGAGAGAGCTCGAACGGTTCTGGCACGAGCGAGCCGGCCCGTTGGCGAAGTCGCTCTACTCCAGGATCGGGATCACCGGACGAGCCCCCTTCGTCCTCGATCAGAATTCAAATCCTCCTCAAATCCATCCTCAGTCCTCCAGCGTCCTGCGCAAGATGACCGAGCAGGTGCCCGGGCGGACCACCATGCGGACCTATGGTCAGCACGTCCTCAGGTTCGTCGCCACGCTAATGGAGGATGGCCATGACCTGACGACCGTCGAGCCGGGATACCTTTCCCAATACCGGGCTCGTCGCCTGGCGAGCACGACACCTCAGGGAAAGCCCCTGGATCCTGTCTCCTGGAACTCCGAAGCCGCCGCGCTGAAGACGATGTTCGATGCGGCCGTCCTCCTGCGTCTACGCCCCGACAACCCGACCGAACATCCGGCACTGCAGTGGTCCTTCAAGGGCGCCGCAGCTTCATCCGAAGAGCCCAAGTTCATCACACTCGACCGCTTCCGTATCTTCCGGGACGACGGGCTGATGGTGACCAAATCGCCGTTGCGCAACGCCGCCTTCGCCGAAACCATCCTGACGTCCGGCATGCGTCTCTACGAAAGCAGCAGGATGCCGCCATCGGCCGTTCCCTCTCGCTCCGAAAGCACCGGTGGTCGAGCGTTCACCTATCCAGTCCCTGCGATCGATGGAAAAGGCTATCGCGCCCGGAAAGTCCCCGTCGGCATCCACGCGTTCCGTCGCCTCCAAGCATATCAGCAACTCGAGCGACTGCCGGCGCTCGAACGCAAGGGGCTTTCGGCGTCCCCAGCTCCGCTGTGGATCAACCAATCCGGCGACCTCATGGGGATCGGCGGCTGGGAAAAGGTCTTCGAGAACGCATCCGAGCGATCGGGTGTCAAGGTGACGCCGCATACCCTCAGGCACACCTTCGCGGTCTACATGCTCTGCGCGCTCCTGCGTCGGCATCACGACAGCATGAAGATCAAGGACGATGTCAGACGCCTCACGGAAGGCGGTCGCGGTGACGTCTACGCTACGATCTTCGGCGACCCCCTCCGCGCCCTCCAGCGTCTCCTGGGTCACAAGCACTACGAAACGACCTTCATCTACCTCGACATCCTCAGCGCAGACGATTTCGTCATCGACGAGGCGCTGCGGATCTTCGAGGATACCCTGGGATCGGAGGAGGACTACCTTGACCTCATCCGCTGA